The Flavobacterium marginilacus genome window below encodes:
- the dcd gene encoding dCTP deaminase, whose translation MILSGKEIEKKLGTDISIEPFDAKQLNPNSYNLRLHDELLVYDNTILDMKTEHKTAMIRIPKSGLLLEPNKLYLGRTVEYTKTQNYVPMLEGRSSIGRLGMFIHVTAGFGDVGFEGYWTLEIFVIQPLIIYPNIDVCQIYYHAIEGEFETYTSGKYQKNNSIQPSYLFKDFEK comes from the coding sequence ATGATTTTAAGCGGAAAAGAAATAGAAAAAAAACTCGGAACAGATATTTCGATTGAACCATTCGATGCCAAACAGCTCAATCCCAATAGTTATAATTTGAGATTGCACGATGAATTATTGGTCTATGACAATACAATTTTGGATATGAAAACGGAGCATAAAACAGCGATGATTCGCATTCCAAAGTCGGGCTTGTTGCTAGAACCCAATAAACTGTATCTGGGCAGAACCGTAGAATATACCAAAACCCAAAATTATGTGCCAATGCTAGAAGGCCGAAGCAGTATTGGCCGTTTAGGAATGTTTATTCACGTTACGGCAGGCTTTGGCGATGTGGGTTTTGAGGGCTATTGGACACTGGAAATCTTTGTCATTCAACCCTTGATTATTTACCCCAATATTGATGTTTGCCAAATTTATTACCACGCTATCGAAGGCGAATTTGAAACCTACACTAGCGGAAAATATCAAAAAAACAATAGCATTCAGCCGAGTTATTTATTTAAAGATTTTGAAAAATGA
- the mog gene encoding molybdopterin adenylyltransferase, whose translation MEKIKIGILTVSDRASQGIYEDLSGQEIRKVIDQYTNNRCDFVYLIIPDEEALILEKLINLSDVEHCSLIFTTGGTGPAFRDVTPEATEKACQKMLPGFGELMRTESLKQVPTAILSRQTAGIRNQTLIVNLPGKPSAIEPCLKAIFPAIPYCVDLLEGPFMICNPETIQIFRPK comes from the coding sequence ATGGAAAAGATAAAAATTGGAATCCTTACCGTTTCTGACCGAGCCAGTCAAGGAATTTATGAGGATTTGTCTGGACAAGAAATTAGAAAAGTAATTGACCAATACACCAACAATAGGTGTGATTTTGTCTATTTGATAATTCCTGATGAAGAAGCATTAATTCTCGAAAAATTAATCAATTTATCGGATGTTGAACATTGTAGCCTGATTTTTACCACGGGTGGAACAGGCCCAGCATTTCGAGATGTAACACCCGAAGCTACCGAAAAAGCCTGCCAAAAAATGCTCCCCGGTTTTGGAGAATTAATGCGAACAGAAAGTCTAAAACAAGTTCCCACCGCCATATTATCCAGACAAACAGCTGGAATCAGGAATCAAACCTTAATCGTGAATCTTCCCGGAAAGCCCAGTGCCATTGAACCTTGCTTGAAAGCCATTTTTCCAGCCATACCCTATTGTGTCGATTTGCTCGAAGGCCCATTTATGATTTGCAACCCAGAAACTATTCAAATTTTTAGACCTAAATAG
- a CDS encoding type IA DNA topoisomerase — MKVVIAEKPSVAREIAVLLGATEKNDGYLKGNGYFVTWAFGHLVGLGMPEDYGISGFQKLFLPILPNPFLLTVRKTKKDKGYTADTGALKQLKIIEQLIGRSEKIIVATDSGREGELIFRYIYEYLKCNKPFERLWISSLTEKAIKQGFDNLKSGSDFDGLYEAAQGRSRADWLVGINASQALSIAAGNGNYSLGRVQTPTLVLICKRYQENRNFSVQQYWQIQLSHTKEFTDFKSLSKNKWEDKKQAEDILKSIERNGNTVTVTVVETKNVTEQPPLLFDLTGLQKEANKKLNLTAEETLNIAKSLYEKKFITYPRTGSKYIPEDMWGEIPNLIRALQNMGAFKQAVTKLKWGHFNKRIVNDLRVTDHHGLLITDKIPSALSARENAVYNMIAFRLLEATSQACTKEITDITLQALHYDFVLKGCKILESGWRYIKGSFSDDDVELLQELPKLKKDDELKIKHASVLEKKTKPPVLYTEAGLLSAMETAGKEIENEEERKALKSIGIGTPATRAAIIETLFTRNYIQRELKTLIPTAKGLQVYELIKDKKIADVAMTAEWELALLKIENNESNAEAFQKEMEAYATSITNELLETSIAKENLPKLVCPKCKKQHLIIRDKIVKCLDEVCNWVQFRNVCGVQISIADIECLVNKGKTSLIKGMKSKAGKKFDAYIVLNEKAESSFEFEKSKFLKK; from the coding sequence ATGAAAGTAGTTATTGCAGAAAAACCAAGTGTAGCAAGAGAAATAGCCGTCTTGTTAGGAGCCACCGAAAAGAATGATGGTTACCTGAAAGGCAATGGCTACTTTGTTACTTGGGCTTTTGGACATTTAGTAGGATTGGGTATGCCGGAAGATTATGGCATTTCTGGATTTCAGAAATTATTTCTGCCAATACTGCCCAATCCCTTTTTATTAACCGTTCGCAAGACAAAAAAAGACAAGGGCTATACGGCAGATACAGGAGCATTAAAGCAACTGAAAATAATTGAACAGCTCATTGGCCGTAGTGAAAAGATTATTGTAGCAACTGATTCTGGACGTGAGGGTGAACTGATATTTCGTTACATCTATGAATATCTGAAATGCAACAAACCGTTTGAACGCCTTTGGATTAGTTCGCTAACCGAAAAGGCAATCAAGCAGGGTTTTGACAACCTGAAATCTGGCAGCGATTTTGACGGATTATATGAGGCAGCGCAGGGTAGGAGCAGAGCTGACTGGCTAGTGGGTATCAATGCTTCGCAGGCATTGAGTATTGCCGCAGGAAACGGCAACTATTCGCTCGGAAGAGTGCAGACACCTACACTGGTTTTGATATGTAAGCGTTATCAGGAAAACAGAAATTTTTCGGTGCAGCAATACTGGCAGATACAGTTGTCCCATACAAAAGAGTTCACAGACTTTAAAAGCCTTTCCAAAAACAAATGGGAAGATAAAAAGCAGGCGGAAGATATATTAAAGTCAATCGAAAGAAATGGCAATACAGTTACGGTTACGGTTGTAGAAACCAAAAACGTGACGGAACAGCCGCCTTTGCTGTTTGACCTGACGGGTTTGCAAAAGGAAGCTAATAAAAAATTGAACCTGACAGCTGAAGAAACCCTGAACATTGCCAAAAGCTTGTATGAAAAGAAATTTATTACTTACCCGCGTACCGGAAGTAAATACATTCCAGAAGATATGTGGGGAGAGATTCCTAACCTTATCAGAGCTTTGCAGAATATGGGAGCTTTCAAGCAAGCGGTAACCAAACTGAAATGGGGACATTTCAATAAACGTATTGTAAATGATCTTCGTGTTACCGATCATCATGGTCTGCTGATTACGGACAAAATCCCTTCGGCTTTATCGGCAAGGGAAAATGCAGTTTACAATATGATTGCCTTTCGATTGCTGGAAGCTACCTCCCAAGCCTGTACTAAAGAAATAACCGATATTACTTTACAGGCTCTACATTATGATTTTGTATTGAAAGGCTGTAAGATATTGGAATCAGGTTGGCGTTACATTAAAGGCAGTTTTTCAGATGATGATGTCGAACTTCTGCAGGAATTACCCAAACTGAAAAAAGATGATGAACTCAAAATTAAACATGCCTCGGTCCTGGAGAAGAAAACCAAACCACCCGTGCTTTATACCGAAGCAGGACTTTTATCAGCTATGGAAACTGCCGGAAAGGAAATAGAGAACGAGGAAGAGCGTAAGGCATTAAAAAGCATAGGTATCGGTACACCCGCTACTAGGGCTGCCATCATTGAAACCTTGTTTACCCGTAATTATATCCAAAGGGAATTGAAAACCCTTATACCTACCGCAAAGGGATTGCAGGTGTACGAACTGATCAAAGATAAGAAAATAGCCGATGTAGCGATGACCGCAGAGTGGGAACTAGCTTTATTAAAAATTGAAAATAACGAAAGTAATGCGGAAGCTTTCCAAAAAGAAATGGAAGCCTACGCAACATCCATTACCAATGAATTATTGGAAACGTCCATTGCTAAAGAAAATCTGCCCAAGCTTGTTTGTCCTAAATGTAAAAAACAGCATCTCATTATTAGGGACAAAATTGTCAAATGCCTTGATGAGGTCTGCAACTGGGTACAATTCAGAAATGTATGTGGTGTGCAAATCAGTATAGCCGATATAGAATGCCTTGTCAACAAAGGAAAAACTTCTCTCATTAAAGGAATGAAAAGCAAAGCCGGAAAGAAATTCGATGCTTATATCGTATTAAATGAGAAAGCCGAAAGCTCTTTTGAATTTGAAAAATCTAAATTTCTGAAGAAATAA
- a CDS encoding MerC domain-containing protein, with the protein MKKQSIVVLDILGISSAGLCLIHCLVFPILSIIPFGFSDTHWIDIFFACIGMFVVSKIVMSKTSKKVKLILASSIIIIIIGVVLEIIWKINTQMILIGGIGMIFGHLLNYKSHSKSRFNGAN; encoded by the coding sequence ATGAAGAAACAATCAATAGTAGTTTTAGATATTTTAGGAATTTCGAGTGCGGGTTTATGTCTAATTCACTGCTTGGTTTTTCCAATTTTAAGCATTATTCCATTTGGATTTTCAGACACGCATTGGATAGATATTTTTTTTGCCTGCATTGGAATGTTTGTGGTTTCGAAAATAGTGATGAGCAAAACTTCTAAAAAAGTCAAACTCATTCTTGCCTCGTCCATAATCATAATAATAATTGGGGTTGTTTTAGAAATCATTTGGAAAATCAACACACAAATGATTCTAATTGGCGGTATCGGAATGATATTCGGACATCTTTTGAATTATAAATCACATTCAAAATCACGGTTTAATGGAGCAAACTAA
- a CDS encoding methionine synthase, protein MKNLLPTSIVGSLPKPSWLAPPEKLWSPWKLEGDQLIEGKEDALRISLHEQHLAGLDIISDGEQTRQHFVTTFIEHLSGVDFENRKIVKIRDRYDASVPVVVGEVARQKSVFVDDAKFLRKQTNKPIKWALPGPMTMVDTLYDDHYKSREKLAWEFAKALNEEARELQDAGVDIIQFDEPAFNVFFNEVNDWGMAVLERAIEGLKCETAIHICYGYGIQANTDWKKTLGSEWRQYEEIFPEIQKSNIDIVSLECHNSCVPFDLIELVRGKKVMVGAIDVATNTIETPEEVAATLRRALEFVNIENLYPSTNCGMAPLSRSVARGKLNALSAGAAIIRKEFGM, encoded by the coding sequence ATGAAAAACTTATTACCCACCTCAATTGTTGGCAGTTTACCCAAGCCTTCTTGGCTTGCACCACCCGAAAAACTTTGGTCACCTTGGAAATTAGAAGGCGATCAGTTAATAGAAGGCAAAGAAGATGCTTTGCGCATTTCTTTGCATGAACAGCACTTGGCAGGGCTAGATATAATTAGTGATGGAGAACAAACACGCCAGCATTTTGTAACTACTTTTATCGAGCATTTAAGCGGTGTAGATTTTGAAAACCGTAAAATTGTAAAAATTCGTGACCGTTATGATGCGAGTGTTCCTGTTGTTGTAGGTGAAGTTGCACGTCAAAAATCAGTTTTTGTTGATGATGCTAAATTTTTACGTAAACAGACTAATAAGCCTATAAAATGGGCATTGCCTGGTCCGATGACAATGGTAGATACCTTATACGATGACCATTACAAAAGCCGTGAAAAATTGGCATGGGAATTTGCAAAAGCGCTCAACGAAGAAGCAAGAGAACTTCAAGATGCTGGGGTAGATATTATTCAGTTTGACGAACCTGCATTTAATGTGTTTTTTAATGAAGTAAACGATTGGGGAATGGCAGTTTTGGAACGAGCCATCGAAGGTTTAAAATGCGAAACCGCTATACATATTTGTTACGGCTATGGAATACAAGCGAATACTGATTGGAAAAAAACATTGGGTTCAGAGTGGCGACAATATGAAGAAATTTTCCCAGAAATTCAAAAATCTAACATTGATATTGTGTCATTAGAATGCCACAATTCTTGCGTTCCTTTTGATTTAATTGAACTCGTACGTGGTAAAAAAGTTATGGTTGGTGCAATTGATGTGGCAACCAATACTATTGAAACACCCGAAGAAGTAGCCGCTACCCTACGTAGAGCCCTTGAATTTGTAAATATCGAAAATTTGTATCCTTCTACAAACTGTGGTATGGCTCCGTTATCTCGAAGCGTAGCTAGAGGTAAGTTAAATGCTTTGAGTGCTGGTGCAGCAATCATACGCAAAGAATTTGGGATGTAG
- a CDS encoding 6-carboxytetrahydropterin synthase — translation MKTTICREAHFNACHRMHNPNWSDQKNKEVFGICNNANYHGHNFILIVKITGEINPETGYVMDMKVLGTIIKEQIETRFDHKNLNLDCPEFKDKIASTENFAWVIFRILKPLLPQENKLAITLYETDKNYVEVGE, via the coding sequence ATGAAAACCACAATCTGCAGAGAAGCCCATTTTAATGCTTGCCACAGAATGCACAACCCCAATTGGTCTGACCAAAAAAATAAGGAAGTATTTGGGATATGCAACAACGCCAATTATCACGGACATAATTTTATACTTATTGTAAAAATCACTGGCGAAATCAATCCAGAAACTGGTTATGTAATGGATATGAAAGTTCTCGGAACGATTATAAAAGAGCAAATAGAAACTCGTTTTGACCATAAAAACCTCAACCTCGATTGTCCCGAATTTAAAGACAAAATAGCTTCTACCGAAAATTTTGCTTGGGTCATTTTTCGGATTTTAAAGCCATTGCTTCCACAGGAAAACAAACTAGCCATTACACTTTATGAAACGGATAAGAATTATGTAGAGGTTGGGGAGTAA
- a CDS encoding bile acid:sodium symporter family protein, translating into MKKLLEVLSKVGLDGFLLMIGTMILLAYFLPMPGLIKEPVSLEDIANVGVSFIFLFYGLRLSVEKLKSGLANWKMHIVVQLTTFLFFPLIVLAFRPLFINAGFELLWLGVFFLAALPSTVSSSVVMVSIAKGNIPAAIFNASISSLIGVVVTPLWVGLFIASATGHFDVTDVFFKLIFQVLLPVIVGICLNSRFGAIAEKYKKQLKYFDQGVILTIIYTSFCKSFSEHLFEGFTTLELAGLATAMMVLFFAVFFCVGLLSRLLGFSDEDRITVLFCGSKKSLVHGTVMSKVLFQHSTITGIILLPLMLYHALQLIAASIIAQRMARRKEV; encoded by the coding sequence TTGAAGAAGTTATTAGAAGTTTTAAGTAAAGTAGGTTTGGACGGTTTCCTGTTAATGATAGGCACTATGATTCTGCTGGCCTATTTTTTGCCGATGCCAGGCTTGATAAAAGAACCTGTTTCGCTGGAGGATATTGCCAATGTAGGCGTGTCGTTTATTTTCTTGTTTTATGGCTTGCGACTGAGTGTTGAGAAACTAAAATCCGGGCTTGCCAACTGGAAAATGCACATTGTCGTTCAGTTGACAACCTTTTTGTTTTTTCCGCTCATTGTTTTGGCATTTCGTCCCTTGTTCATCAACGCTGGCTTTGAGTTGCTTTGGTTGGGTGTTTTTTTTCTGGCAGCTTTACCATCCACAGTTTCCTCTTCTGTTGTTATGGTTTCTATCGCCAAGGGCAACATTCCTGCGGCTATTTTTAATGCGAGCATTTCAAGTTTGATTGGAGTTGTGGTTACGCCACTTTGGGTTGGGCTTTTCATAGCATCTGCAACAGGTCATTTTGATGTTACTGATGTTTTTTTTAAATTGATTTTTCAAGTCTTGTTGCCTGTAATTGTAGGCATCTGTCTTAATTCTCGTTTTGGTGCCATTGCCGAAAAATACAAGAAACAGCTCAAATATTTTGACCAAGGAGTTATTCTTACCATTATTTACACGTCTTTTTGTAAGTCATTTTCTGAACATCTTTTTGAAGGCTTCACCACACTTGAACTTGCTGGGCTTGCCACAGCAATGATGGTCTTGTTTTTTGCCGTATTTTTTTGCGTAGGACTACTGAGTCGATTGCTTGGTTTTTCAGATGAAGACCGCATTACGGTGTTATTTTGCGGATCCAAAAAGTCATTGGTACACGGAACGGTCATGTCAAAAGTACTCTTTCAGCACAGTACCATCACCGGCATCATATTATTGCCACTTATGCTTTACCATGCCTTGCAATTAATTGCCGCCAGCATCATCGCTCAGCGTATGGCTCGACGAAAAGAAGTATAA
- the folE gene encoding GTP cyclohydrolase I FolE, translated as MKNEKKADTLGDNHIGTSVETPLRSDAFDKTDDQKIEAISFHYQKIMEELGLDLTDDSLSGTPYRVAKMYVKELFSGLDPKNKPKISVFDNKYEYNKMLIESDITFNSSCEHHFLPMIGKAHIGYISSGKVIGLSKMNRIVQYFGRRPQVQERLTMQIFNELKTALQTDDVIVVVEAEHLCVSTRGVNDKSSKTTTIEYGGQFADTQIRNDFFKMI; from the coding sequence ATGAAAAATGAAAAGAAAGCCGACACACTTGGTGACAATCACATTGGCACCTCGGTAGAAACACCTTTGCGTAGCGACGCTTTTGATAAAACAGACGACCAAAAAATAGAAGCCATATCCTTTCATTATCAAAAAATAATGGAAGAATTAGGCTTGGATTTAACCGATGACAGCTTGAGCGGTACGCCTTATAGAGTGGCAAAAATGTATGTTAAAGAACTTTTTTCGGGATTAGACCCCAAAAACAAACCCAAAATTTCGGTTTTTGATAACAAATATGAGTACAACAAAATGCTCATTGAGAGTGATATTACTTTCAACTCTTCGTGCGAGCATCATTTTTTGCCTATGATTGGCAAGGCTCACATTGGGTATATTTCTTCGGGCAAAGTGATTGGGTTGTCAAAAATGAATCGGATTGTGCAATATTTTGGGCGAAGACCCCAAGTGCAAGAACGATTGACGATGCAAATTTTTAACGAACTGAAAACGGCTCTCCAAACCGATGATGTGATTGTGGTGGTCGAAGCCGAGCATTTGTGTGTTTCTACTCGTGGCGTAAACGATAAATCTAGCAAAACTACAACTATTGAATACGGCGGACAATTTGCCGATACCCAAATTCGAAATGATTTTTTTAAAATGATTTAA
- a CDS encoding CobW family GTP-binding protein has product MEQTKKIKVYILTGFLGSGKTTVLNNLLSQFVTEKNVVIENEFGKINIDATLVNGTFDSVYELTNGCICCSINNQLLEVLTRIHTLKNQPDNLFIETTGITDAGEIAANFVSFFVAEAFDLKKIITLVDAENILFYKDNNPEVQKQIVAADVVVINKSERVATEVLTQIKEFISSINPYSSIVLSNDGSLDRTILATENSQKAVAPNTLYKSESVHKIKTILYETDDFFDVLKLKYELFKNMYLYYHQIYRIKGYVLTPDNEVALVQTTGKSVVIELSKNQTISKSQLVFIGKELELKTIERLLKSAIVKNKKLQLL; this is encoded by the coding sequence ATGGAGCAAACTAAAAAAATAAAGGTGTATATCCTAACCGGATTTTTAGGCTCGGGCAAAACAACGGTATTGAATAATTTATTATCTCAATTTGTTACCGAAAAAAACGTAGTTATAGAAAACGAATTTGGCAAAATAAACATTGATGCCACGCTTGTAAACGGAACATTCGATTCTGTTTATGAACTTACCAATGGCTGTATTTGCTGTTCCATAAACAACCAATTGCTTGAGGTTTTAACCCGCATTCACACATTAAAAAACCAACCCGACAATTTGTTTATAGAAACCACCGGTATTACCGATGCTGGAGAGATTGCAGCCAATTTTGTCTCGTTTTTTGTGGCAGAAGCTTTTGATTTGAAGAAAATTATAACCCTAGTCGATGCAGAGAACATCCTTTTTTATAAAGACAATAATCCCGAAGTGCAAAAACAAATTGTTGCTGCCGATGTTGTTGTCATCAATAAATCAGAACGGGTTGCAACCGAAGTTTTAACTCAAATAAAAGAATTTATATCCTCTATAAATCCGTATTCTAGTATTGTTTTATCTAATGATGGCTCGTTAGACCGAACGATTTTAGCAACTGAAAATAGCCAAAAAGCAGTTGCACCAAATACTCTTTACAAGTCTGAAAGTGTGCATAAAATAAAAACCATACTCTATGAAACGGATGATTTTTTTGATGTGCTGAAACTAAAATACGAGCTTTTTAAAAATATGTATCTCTATTACCATCAGATTTATAGAATAAAAGGCTATGTGCTAACGCCTGACAATGAAGTGGCCTTGGTACAAACTACAGGCAAATCGGTAGTGATTGAATTATCAAAAAACCAAACCATTTCAAAAAGTCAATTGGTTTTTATTGGAAAAGAACTGGAATTAAAAACCATCGAACGCCTACTCAAAAGTGCTATTGTTAAAAATAAAAAACTTCAATTGCTATAA
- a CDS encoding Fur family transcriptional regulator, with translation MTQEAIAILKENELKITQNRLDVLAIFLGSEKAFSLLDLEKILDEKHDRSSIFRSLQTYTEKGILEKFCNASGTSIYVFNHHKPDCNGKSHFKCKDCDNVVSLPNLPIEYLQLLGKNKMETMNLLIEGTCENCQNKNPNTL, from the coding sequence ATGACACAAGAAGCCATAGCAATTCTTAAAGAAAACGAACTTAAAATTACCCAAAACAGATTGGATGTTTTGGCTATTTTTCTTGGTTCTGAAAAGGCTTTTAGCTTATTAGATTTAGAAAAAATATTGGATGAAAAACACGATCGCTCCAGCATTTTCAGGAGTTTGCAAACTTATACTGAAAAAGGAATTTTAGAAAAATTTTGCAACGCATCCGGCACATCCATTTATGTTTTCAACCATCATAAACCCGATTGCAATGGCAAATCACATTTTAAATGCAAGGATTGTGATAACGTAGTTTCGCTGCCCAATTTGCCCATAGAATACCTTCAATTATTGGGTAAAAACAAAATGGAAACGATGAATTTATTAATTGAAGGTACTTGCGAAAATTGTCAGAATAAAAACCCAAATACATTATGA
- a CDS encoding Fur family transcriptional regulator has translation MKTTRNTASKTAILELITHSDVALSHIEIQKLIGDLCDRVTIYRVLDRLVNEDVIHKIATPDGTVKYASCHHNHDNHQHTHNHVHFSCEKCLSVTCLDSVEPSYKIPDNYLIKEVNFTLSGLCPDCIGK, from the coding sequence ATGAAAACAACTAGAAATACGGCTTCTAAAACAGCTATTTTAGAGTTAATAACACATTCTGATGTGGCGTTATCGCACATAGAAATTCAAAAATTAATAGGCGATTTATGTGATAGAGTTACTATTTACAGAGTTTTAGACCGATTGGTCAACGAAGATGTGATTCATAAAATTGCTACTCCAGACGGTACGGTAAAATACGCGAGTTGCCATCATAATCACGACAATCATCAGCATACGCATAATCACGTACATTTTAGTTGCGAAAAATGCCTTTCGGTAACTTGCTTGGATTCGGTTGAACCGTCGTATAAAATTCCGGATAATTATTTAATAAAAGAAGTCAATTTTACACTATCAGGATTGTGTCCTGATTGTATTGGAAAATAG
- a CDS encoding Lrp/AsnC family transcriptional regulator — MEQIDNIDLQLLNILHDNSKFTVKELAKMVNLSASPVFERIKRLENNGYIKKYIALLDAEKLNRGFIVFCNIKLKQHDRTIGNQFVSDIMKIEEIVECYNISGDYDFLMKVSVKDMKHYQDFVFNKLGSVESIGSTQSTFVMAEIKNLYG, encoded by the coding sequence ATGGAGCAGATAGACAATATTGATCTTCAATTACTAAATATACTTCACGATAATTCTAAATTCACGGTAAAAGAACTAGCAAAGATGGTAAATCTTTCGGCATCGCCAGTTTTTGAGCGAATTAAAAGATTGGAAAACAATGGTTATATTAAGAAATATATAGCACTGCTTGATGCAGAAAAATTAAACAGGGGATTCATTGTTTTCTGTAATATCAAACTTAAACAGCACGATCGTACTATTGGAAATCAGTTTGTTAGTGATATTATGAAAATAGAAGAAATTGTGGAATGTTACAATATATCAGGCGATTACGATTTTTTAATGAAAGTTTCTGTCAAAGACATGAAGCATTATCAGGATTTTGTGTTTAATAAATTGGGATCAGTTGAAAGCATAGGGAGTACCCAAAGTACTTTTGTTATGGCGGAGATAAAAAATCTCTACGGATAG
- a CDS encoding ORF6N domain-containing protein: MSDSIITRQEIENRIYTIRGQQVMLDNDLAMIYQVETKVFNQAVKRNIDRFPESFCFQLTQDEFDAINLRSQFVTSSFNYERCAIFLMLSAILDSDVAVKTSIEIMKCL; encoded by the coding sequence ATGAGTGATTCTATCATTACCCGTCAGGAAATTGAGAATCGAATTTATACTATAAGAGGGCAACAGGTTATGCTCGACAACGATCTCGCAATGATTTATCAGGTAGAAACCAAAGTCTTCAATCAGGCGGTAAAGCGTAATATAGACCGCTTTCCTGAATCCTTTTGTTTTCAATTGACACAGGATGAATTTGACGCAATTAACTTGAGGTCACAATTTGTGACCTCAAGTTTTAATTATGAGAGATGCGCTATATTCCTTATGCTTTCAGCAATACTCGACAGCGATGTTGCCGTAAAAACAAGCATTGAGATAATGAAATGCCTTTGA